A region of Betta splendens chromosome 13, fBetSpl5.4, whole genome shotgun sequence DNA encodes the following proteins:
- the schip1 gene encoding schwannomin-interacting protein 1 isoform X2, which produces MSTSDYREDGMDLGSDASSRSSSESNSNKVTPCSPSLDLATLEDYKSSPSLDLVTLEDYEEDEDYQEYKKKVIEEWESEYGEDYTSPQPPGQEQGGGGVLGDDGLDEGYRKTVNGRSLAEEFQDVKTVPPLPAPSGRTATSVAAVPEELKQNGNLILPRRRRPHSPGAPQRDTGTAKLGHRNRGQDRGSRGGSGGGGEGGGGGGQGGHGGTGGQMGGYGEEGSAEEEPLPTMDWAALERHLAGLQCREQENQNLNHIQNHNMGKTNYTSAQKNERESIRQKLALGSFFDDGPGIYTSCSKSGKPSLSSRLQSGMNLQICFVNDSGSDKDSDADDSKTETSLDTPLSPMSKQSSSYSDRDTTEDDSESLEDMDFLSRQKKLQAEAKLALAMAKPMAKMQVEVEKQNRKKSPVADLLPHMPHINECLMKRSLKPTDLRDMTLGQLQVIVNDLHSQIESLNEELVQLLLVRDELHMEQDAMLVDIEDLTRHAESQQKHLAERSLTK; this is translated from the exons ATGAGCACGTCG GATTACCGGGAGGATGGCATGGACCTGGGGAGCGACGCGTCCAGTCGCTCCAGCTCAGAGTCCAACTCCAACAAGGTCACGCCTTGCTCTCCTTCTCTTGACCTGGCCACTTTGGAAGACTACAAATCCTCCCCCTCTCTGGACCTGGTCACCTTAGAGGActatgaggaggatgaggactaCCAGGAGTATAAGAAGAAGGTGATCGAGGAGTGGGAGAGTGAATATGGAGAGGACTACACCTCCCCACAGCCTCCTGGTCAGGAGCAAGGCGGAGGAGGTGTGTTGGGGGACGACGGCCTCGACGAAGGCTACAGGAAGACAGTGAACGGTCGCAGCCTCGCTGAAGAATTCCAGGATGTAAAGACGGTCCCACCCCTTCCTGCCCCCAGCGGACGCACTGCCACCTCGGTCGCAGCCGTTCCGGAGGAGCTCAAACAGAACGGCAACCTCATTCTgccccggcgccgccggcccCACTCCCCCGGTGCGCCGCAGAGGGACACGGGCACCGCCAAGCTCGGCCACCGCAACCGCGGTCAAGACAGAGGGAGCCGCGGCGGCAGTGGGGGTGGCGGGgaagggggtggaggaggaggccaaggagGCCACGGAGGGACGGGGGGACAGATGGGAGGTTACGGAGAGGAGGGGAGCGCGGAGGAGGAACCGCTGCCCACCATGGACTGGGCGGCACTGGAGAGACACTTGGCCGGGCTGCAGTGCCGTGAGCAGGAGAACCAGAACCTCAACCACATTCAGAACCACAACATGGGCAAAACCAACTACACCTCA GCCCAAAAGAATGAGAGGGAGTCCATCAGGCAGAAGTTGGCCCTGGGCAGTTTCTTCGACGATGGACCAGGCATCTACACCAGCTGCAGCAAGAGCGGCAAGCCCAGCCTTTCCTCGCG GCTGCAGAGCGGCATGAACCTGCAGATCTGTTTTGTCAATGACAGCGGCAGCGACAAGGACAGCGATGCGGACGACAGCAAGACGGAGACCAGCCTGGACACGCCCCTGTCGCCCATG TCCAAGCAAAGCTCATCCTACTCGGACAGGGACACCACGGAGGACGACTCGGAGTCCCTGGAGGACATGGACTTCCTGAGTCgacagaagaagctgcaggcGGAGGCCAAGCTGGCGCTGGCTATGGCCAAGCCCATGGCCAAgatgcaggtggaggtggagaaacagAACCGGAAGAAGTCCCCGGTGGCCGATCTG CTTCCACACATGCCTCACATCAATGAGtgtctgatgaagaggagcctaAAGCCGACCGACCTGAGAGACATGACGCTGGGGCAGCTCCAGGTTATAGTCAACGACCTGCACTCACAGATCGAGA
- the schip1 gene encoding schwannomin-interacting protein 1 isoform X3 encodes MMTDYREDGMDLGSDASSRSSSESNSNKVTPCSPSLDLATLEDYKSSPSLDLVTLEDYEEDEDYQEYKKKVIEEWESEYGEDYTSPQPPGQEQGGGGVLGDDGLDEGYRKTVNGRSLAEEFQDVKTVPPLPAPSGRTATSVAAVPEELKQNGNLILPRRRRPHSPGAPQRDTGTAKLGHRNRGQDRGSRGGSGGGGEGGGGGGQGGHGGTGGQMGGYGEEGSAEEEPLPTMDWAALERHLAGLQCREQENQNLNHIQNHNMGKTNYTSAQKNERESIRQKLALGSFFDDGPGIYTSCSKSGKPSLSSRLQSGMNLQICFVNDSGSDKDSDADDSKTETSLDTPLSPMSKQSSSYSDRDTTEDDSESLEDMDFLSRQKKLQAEAKLALAMAKPMAKMQVEVEKQNRKKSPVADLLPHMPHINECLMKRSLKPTDLRDMTLGQLQVIVNDLHSQIESLNEELVQLLLVRDELHMEQDAMLVDIEDLTRHAESQQKHLAERSLTK; translated from the exons ATGATGACA GATTACCGGGAGGATGGCATGGACCTGGGGAGCGACGCGTCCAGTCGCTCCAGCTCAGAGTCCAACTCCAACAAGGTCACGCCTTGCTCTCCTTCTCTTGACCTGGCCACTTTGGAAGACTACAAATCCTCCCCCTCTCTGGACCTGGTCACCTTAGAGGActatgaggaggatgaggactaCCAGGAGTATAAGAAGAAGGTGATCGAGGAGTGGGAGAGTGAATATGGAGAGGACTACACCTCCCCACAGCCTCCTGGTCAGGAGCAAGGCGGAGGAGGTGTGTTGGGGGACGACGGCCTCGACGAAGGCTACAGGAAGACAGTGAACGGTCGCAGCCTCGCTGAAGAATTCCAGGATGTAAAGACGGTCCCACCCCTTCCTGCCCCCAGCGGACGCACTGCCACCTCGGTCGCAGCCGTTCCGGAGGAGCTCAAACAGAACGGCAACCTCATTCTgccccggcgccgccggcccCACTCCCCCGGTGCGCCGCAGAGGGACACGGGCACCGCCAAGCTCGGCCACCGCAACCGCGGTCAAGACAGAGGGAGCCGCGGCGGCAGTGGGGGTGGCGGGgaagggggtggaggaggaggccaaggagGCCACGGAGGGACGGGGGGACAGATGGGAGGTTACGGAGAGGAGGGGAGCGCGGAGGAGGAACCGCTGCCCACCATGGACTGGGCGGCACTGGAGAGACACTTGGCCGGGCTGCAGTGCCGTGAGCAGGAGAACCAGAACCTCAACCACATTCAGAACCACAACATGGGCAAAACCAACTACACCTCA GCCCAAAAGAATGAGAGGGAGTCCATCAGGCAGAAGTTGGCCCTGGGCAGTTTCTTCGACGATGGACCAGGCATCTACACCAGCTGCAGCAAGAGCGGCAAGCCCAGCCTTTCCTCGCG GCTGCAGAGCGGCATGAACCTGCAGATCTGTTTTGTCAATGACAGCGGCAGCGACAAGGACAGCGATGCGGACGACAGCAAGACGGAGACCAGCCTGGACACGCCCCTGTCGCCCATG TCCAAGCAAAGCTCATCCTACTCGGACAGGGACACCACGGAGGACGACTCGGAGTCCCTGGAGGACATGGACTTCCTGAGTCgacagaagaagctgcaggcGGAGGCCAAGCTGGCGCTGGCTATGGCCAAGCCCATGGCCAAgatgcaggtggaggtggagaaacagAACCGGAAGAAGTCCCCGGTGGCCGATCTG CTTCCACACATGCCTCACATCAATGAGtgtctgatgaagaggagcctaAAGCCGACCGACCTGAGAGACATGACGCTGGGGCAGCTCCAGGTTATAGTCAACGACCTGCACTCACAGATCGAGA